CGTAGAACACCCGGGAGAGTGCCACCGGCTGCTCCTTGTCGGTGACGTCGACGATGGACAGGGTGTTCTCGATGTCCTCGATCGTCGGCCCGACGAACTCGGCGTTGGCGTTGAAGCAGATCTCGCGGCCGCGGTACTCGCGGTCGGGTCCGCGGTAGACCACGCACTGGGTGTCGTGGATGTAGCCGTGGCCGTCGAAGCACCCGGCGTACGCGGGGGCAGCCGGATCGTCGAGGTCGACCATGTGCAGGCCGCCGCGGCAGGTGCTGGTCCCGACGAGGTAGGCGTACCCGGTGTCCTCGTTGATGTTGAGGTTGTGGGTGTTGCCCGCGCCGCCGATGTCGTAGACGGCCGTCTCCTCGAAGGTCACCGGGGCGCCCCGGACGCCGCGCAGCTGTGTGAGGTCGAAGACCTGCATCTGGTGTCCCTCGTGCTCGGACACGATGTAGGCGTGGTCCTCGTAGACCTTGATGTCGCGCCAGAACTCACCTCCCACCGTGGAGTGGGTGGGCAGCGTGCCCACGATGTCGGGCCGTCGCGGGTTGGTGATGTCGACGAAGACGGTGCCCTCCGCGCCGCCGATGAGCGCGTAGTGGTGCCGCTTGCCGTGCCGGCCCTTGTCCTTGCCGTGCTTCCCCTTGCCCTGCGCGCCCGCGTGGTGGCGTCCCCGCGTGTGGTCGGTCCAGCCCCAGATGTCGTTGACGAAGCTGAGTCCGAGCTCCTCGCGGCTGACGTGGCTGAGCAGGTCGATGCCCTTGCACGGGAAGCCGGCCGCCTCGCCACCCCTGCAGCGTGCTGCGGTGGAGTCCACCGCGCGGGCCGCCCGGGTGTCCGCGCCGGCCACCTCCCGGAACTGCTTGGCCTGCTCGGAACCGGTCGCGTTGTGCCGGTTGCCCTTGTCCTCGTTGCTGTACGAGGCGCCGATCCCCAGCGCTCCCGCTGCCAACGCGGTCGTCACTGCGACCACGAGTCGTGCCTTCATTGCTCGACCTCCCGGATTCCGTCGGCAGCACGTGGGGGCGCCGCCCGTGTGAGCTGTCCCACACAGTAGCGACGCCGTCGGCGGACGGGAACCCTGGCGGCGACGTCAGAAGGCGTGGGCCACGAGCTCACCGAACAGCGCATGCTCGTCGACCTCCAGACCGCGGGCGCGGAACCACCGGCACACGTTCGTGCAGTCGCGCATCAGGAAGTCCATGCCGGCGGGGTTGCCGACCAGGTCCACCATCTGGGGGAGGTCGATCACGACCAGCCTCTCTCCGGCGGCGAGCACGTTGTAGGGCGAGAGGTCGCCGTGGACCAGGCCGCTGCGGGCGAGCTCGGCCAGCACCTCGCGGAGCTGGTCGAAGTACGACGCCAGCAGCTCGCCCCCGGGCCGGGTCTGCGCCAGCCGGGGGGCCGTCTCGCCGTCGACGGTGATCCACTCCATGAGCAGCTCGGTGCCGTCGATCTGGACGGGATAGGGGACGGGCAGTCCCAGCTCGTGGCAGCGCACGAGCGCCGACCACTCGGCGAAGGCCCACTGGCCGGCCGCGACGGCACGCCCGTGGGCGGTCTTCTTGGCCAGGGCGCGGTTGTCGCGGGAGCGGCGCATCTTCCGTCCCTCGGTGTAGGCCGAGGAACGGTGGAAGGAGCGGTGCTCCTCACCGCGGTAGCGCTTGGCGGCCATCACGACCGCGCCAGCAGGGTCGTGGGGGTCGCCCCGCTCGAGCAGGAAGACGTCGGCCTCCTTGCCGGTCTTGAGGATGCCGAGCTCGGTGTCGATCGCGCCGCGGGAGGTCACGACCCAGTCGGGTCGGGGCTCCGGGCCGCGGCACAGCGGCTCGACGTCGTACCACGTCGACCAGCGCTGGCGCTCGTCGTCGGGGTCGTCGTAGGTGGTGAAGTCGAAGACGAAGCGGGGGTCGATCCCGTCGTACGTCGTCGTGGGTGGTTCGGTCTCGGGCCGGTCAGGCCAGGTGAAGCGGTCGTCGAGTGACATCGCGGTGGGTGCTCCGGGTGGTGGAAGGGATGCGGTCTGCGGGCAGGCCGATGACTTCGATCGTCATGTCACATCTCCTTCCGGTCCCGGGCACGGCGAGGTCCGCGCGCTCGAGCCCATGGTGAGGCAGCGCCGGTGCGGGTGCAACTGGTTTTCGAGCCGTCGCGTCCGGGTCGTCAGGCCGCCACGGAGCCCTGCACGGGCAGCTGCAGGTCGGCGACCCGGCCGAGGTCGTCGTCGACGTGGACGACCGAGCGGCCTGCCCGCTGGAGCAGGCTGGCGGCGATCCCGGCACGGAAGCCGGAGCGGCAGTAGACCCAGATCTCGCCGGCGGGCAGCTCGCCCAGCCGGTCGGCCAGCTCGTGCAGCGGGACGTGGTGGGCGTCGAGCACGTGGCCGGCGTCGTACTCGTCGTGGCGCCGCACGTCGAGCAGCACCGGTCGCCGCTCGAGGTCGCAGAGGTCCTCCCACCCGGCGCGGCGGTGGCGTGCGGGGAGCAGGGTCGAGCCGTCGAGCACGTGCGTCGACACGCCCTCGATCCCGATCGCGGCCAGGTCGCGGACCGCGTCGTCGAGGTGGTGGGGGTCGTCGGCGAGCAGCACGATGTCGTCCTGCCACGGCACCAGCCAGCCGACGTACGTCGCGAACTGGTCACCGAGCTCGACGTTCACGCTCCCGGCCAGGTGGCCCCCGGCGAAGTCGCGCCGCTGGCGGACGTCGATCACCCAGTGACCCGCGAGCACCGCGTCGGTGACCCCCTCGGCGGTGACCGGTGTCGCGGCGCGGCCGGGGCTGGCCCCGGCGCCTGCCCGGTTGAGCCGCGCCATGTGGGCGTAGTAGGTCGGGACGGGTCCGTAGCCGGCGAGCAGCCGGCTGACGAACTCCTCGAGCCCCAGGGTCAGCGCGGGGTTGGCGAGCCGCTCTTGGGCAAGGGTCCCGCTGTCGTCCGCGCCCGCCACTCCGCCGGCGCAGAAGCTGCCGAAGCCGTGCGTGGGCAGCAGCAGCGTGCCGGAGGGCAGCTCCGCGAGCCGGCGGGCCGTGGCCCACTGGGCGCGGGCCAGGCCGGCAGTCCGGTCCGGTGCGACGAGGTCCGTACGCCCGACCGTGCCGTGGAGCAGGCTGCCGCCCGAGAGCAGTGCCCCCGCCCCGGCCCGGTCCTGGACGAGGAACGCCTGGTGGTGCTCGGTGTGGCCGGGGGCTGTGAGCACGTCCACACG
This genomic interval from Nocardioides euryhalodurans contains the following:
- a CDS encoding choice-of-anchor B family protein; protein product: MKARLVVAVTTALAAGALGIGASYSNEDKGNRHNATGSEQAKQFREVAGADTRAARAVDSTAARCRGGEAAGFPCKGIDLLSHVSREELGLSFVNDIWGWTDHTRGRHHAGAQGKGKHGKDKGRHGKRHHYALIGGAEGTVFVDITNPRRPDIVGTLPTHSTVGGEFWRDIKVYEDHAYIVSEHEGHQMQVFDLTQLRGVRGAPVTFEETAVYDIGGAGNTHNLNINEDTGYAYLVGTSTCRGGLHMVDLDDPAAPAYAGCFDGHGYIHDTQCVVYRGPDREYRGREICFNANAEFVGPTIEDIENTLSIVDVTDKEQPVALSRVFYGQDGYSHQGWLDDKQRYYIHGDELDEQLRGINTRTRVWDVSDLDDPEVNGVYDNATTSIDHNQYTKDGRSYHSNYTSGLRIYDNSQLDDGELEEVAYFDLYPENDDPTFEGGTWSNYPYYDREDFVAVSSIDRGLFVLDPQRKVRR
- a CDS encoding rhodanese-like domain-containing protein; protein product: MQIVPIALPQLGNRCHLLHDGSSALVVDPPRDHLVVEEAAARAGVEIAAVADTHVHNDYVSGAPLLARRHGADYLVSADERVAVPHEGIRGGDVVEVGSLRVDVLTAPGHTEHHQAFLVQDRAGAGALLSGGSLLHGTVGRTDLVAPDRTAGLARAQWATARRLAELPSGTLLLPTHGFGSFCAGGVAGADDSGTLAQERLANPALTLGLEEFVSRLLAGYGPVPTYYAHMARLNRAGAGASPGRAATPVTAEGVTDAVLAGHWVIDVRQRRDFAGGHLAGSVNVELGDQFATYVGWLVPWQDDIVLLADDPHHLDDAVRDLAAIGIEGVSTHVLDGSTLLPARHRRAGWEDLCDLERRPVLLDVRRHDEYDAGHVLDAHHVPLHELADRLGELPAGEIWVYCRSGFRAGIAASLLQRAGRSVVHVDDDLGRVADLQLPVQGSVAA
- a CDS encoding serine protein kinase RIO, which codes for MSLDDRFTWPDRPETEPPTTTYDGIDPRFVFDFTTYDDPDDERQRWSTWYDVEPLCRGPEPRPDWVVTSRGAIDTELGILKTGKEADVFLLERGDPHDPAGAVVMAAKRYRGEEHRSFHRSSAYTEGRKMRRSRDNRALAKKTAHGRAVAAGQWAFAEWSALVRCHELGLPVPYPVQIDGTELLMEWITVDGETAPRLAQTRPGGELLASYFDQLREVLAELARSGLVHGDLSPYNVLAAGERLVVIDLPQMVDLVGNPAGMDFLMRDCTNVCRWFRARGLEVDEHALFGELVAHAF